One genomic segment of Desulfomicrobium sp. ZS1 includes these proteins:
- the queD gene encoding 6-carboxytetrahydropterin synthase QueD — protein MTQGQWRLRVSSDFSSSHQLRHYEGKCENMHGHNFTVEVDVVGESLDPKLGILMDFKALKRLLKEVTDELDHRHLNDLPDFAEQNPSSELLARFVFLRMKDLLVPYPVRLTEVMVSEKASSRAYYSEGQG, from the coding sequence ATGACACAAGGGCAATGGCGGCTTCGAGTGAGCTCGGATTTCAGCTCTTCGCACCAGCTGCGGCATTACGAGGGCAAGTGCGAGAACATGCACGGCCACAATTTCACGGTGGAGGTCGATGTGGTCGGCGAGAGCCTTGACCCGAAGCTCGGCATCCTCATGGATTTCAAGGCGCTCAAGCGTCTGCTGAAAGAGGTGACCGACGAACTCGATCACCGGCATCTGAACGACCTGCCGGATTTCGCCGAGCAGAATCCCTCTTCCGAGCTGCTGGCCCGCTTTGTGTTTTTGCGCATGAAGGACCTGCTCGTCCCGTACCCGGTCCGCCTGACGGAGGTCATGGTTTCGGAAAAGGCGAGTTCCAGAGCCTATTACTCGGAAGGACAGGGCTGA